Proteins co-encoded in one Medicago truncatula cultivar Jemalong A17 chromosome 8, MtrunA17r5.0-ANR, whole genome shotgun sequence genomic window:
- the LOC11439904 gene encoding protein NOI4 translates to MASYENNGRPLPKFGEWDVNDPASAEGFTVIFNKARDEKKTGGGGSGRVNSQRLRSNSRKDDDKSSKKKWFCFKP, encoded by the exons ATGGCTTCG TATGAAAACAACGGAAGGCCTTTACCCAAGTTTGGGGAATGGGATGTGAATGATCCTGCATCAGCTGAAGGATTCACTGTTATATTCAACAAGGCCAGAGATGAGAAAAAAACTGGTGGAGGAGGATCGGGCCGAGTTAATTCACAGCGACTTAGATCTAATTCGCGCAAGGATGACGATAAATCCTCCAAG AAAAAGTGGTTTTGCTTTAAACCGTAG
- the LOC11428900 gene encoding uncharacterized protein isoform X4 — MAMLYLSHTLNSWSCCSTFAHTTYFTTLPHRSRYNTCSFAKKSKREGPEAFVDLSDDKFVQNDNLLDTSLNPPVENANPIPSRSAVLQACILTSALIAAFGTVIRQVSHVASIEGLPVLDCSTEVSFGFEMWHLELITGIVVLISSSRYLLLKTWPDFAESSKAANRQVLSSLQPLDYIAVAVLPGISEELLFRGAVLPLLGMNWTSIAGNLCWSCIRICYSFIL, encoded by the exons atggcCATGCTTTATCTCTCGCACACTCTTAATTCCTGGAGTTGCTGTAGTACCTTCGCTCACACCACATACTTCACCACTCTCCCTCACA gGAGTAGATATAACACATGTTCTTTTGCCAAGAAATCCAAAAGGGAAGGACCAGAGGCATTTGTAGATCTCTCAGATGACAAATTTGTTCAAAATGACAACTTATTGGACACTTCTCTTAATCCACCTGTTGAGAATGCTAACCCTATTCCTTCCAGGAGTGCTGTGCTTCAGGCTTGCATACTCACTTCTGCTCTCATAGCTGCTTTCGGGACAGTGATTCGCCAG GTGTCTCATGTTGCGTCAATAGAAGGATTGCCGGTCTTGGACTGCTCTACAGAAGTATCAT TTGGTTTTGAAATGTGGCATCTTGAGTTGATTACAGGAATTGTAGTATTAATATCATCAAGTCGCTATTTGCTATTGAAGACTTGGCCAGATTTTGCTGAGTCTAGTAAAGCAGCCAATAGACAG GTCCTTAGCTCTCTCCAACCTTTGGATTATATTGCTGTTGCAGTTTTGCCTGGAATAAGTGAG GAACTACTTTTCCGCGGTGCAGTTCTGCCACTTTTGGGAATGAACTGGACGAGTATTGCG GGCAACCTTTGTTGGTCTTGCATACGGATATGCTACAGTTTTATCCTCTAG
- the LOC11428900 gene encoding uncharacterized protein isoform X3, whose translation MAMLYLSHTLNSWSCCSTFAHTTYFTTLPHRSRYNTCSFAKKSKREGPEAFVDLSDDKFVQNDNLLDTSLNPPVENANPIPSRSAVLQACILTSALIAAFGTVIRQVSHVASIEGLPVLDCSTEVSFGFEMWHLELITGIVVLISSSRYLLLKTWPDFAESSKAANRQVLSSLQPLDYIAVAVLPGIRTTFPRCSSATFGNELDEYCGQPLLVLHTDMLQFYPLALQFPWHLMQ comes from the exons atggcCATGCTTTATCTCTCGCACACTCTTAATTCCTGGAGTTGCTGTAGTACCTTCGCTCACACCACATACTTCACCACTCTCCCTCACA gGAGTAGATATAACACATGTTCTTTTGCCAAGAAATCCAAAAGGGAAGGACCAGAGGCATTTGTAGATCTCTCAGATGACAAATTTGTTCAAAATGACAACTTATTGGACACTTCTCTTAATCCACCTGTTGAGAATGCTAACCCTATTCCTTCCAGGAGTGCTGTGCTTCAGGCTTGCATACTCACTTCTGCTCTCATAGCTGCTTTCGGGACAGTGATTCGCCAG GTGTCTCATGTTGCGTCAATAGAAGGATTGCCGGTCTTGGACTGCTCTACAGAAGTATCAT TTGGTTTTGAAATGTGGCATCTTGAGTTGATTACAGGAATTGTAGTATTAATATCATCAAGTCGCTATTTGCTATTGAAGACTTGGCCAGATTTTGCTGAGTCTAGTAAAGCAGCCAATAGACAG GTCCTTAGCTCTCTCCAACCTTTGGATTATATTGCTGTTGCAGTTTTGCCTGGAATAA GAACTACTTTTCCGCGGTGCAGTTCTGCCACTTTTGGGAATGAACTGGACGAGTATTGCG GGCAACCTTTGTTGGTCTTGCATACGGATATGCTACAGTTTTATCCTCTAGCCTTGCAGTTCCCATGGCATCTCATGCAGTGA
- the LOC11428900 gene encoding uncharacterized protein isoform X1, whose amino-acid sequence MAMLYLSHTLNSWSCCSTFAHTTYFTTLPHRSRYNTCSFAKKSKREGPEAFVDLSDDKFVQNDNLLDTSLNPPVENANPIPSRSAVLQACILTSALIAAFGTVIRQVSHVASIEGLPVLDCSTEVSFGFEMWHLELITGIVVLISSSRYLLLKTWPDFAESSKAANRQVLSSLQPLDYIAVAVLPGISEELLFRGAVLPLLGMNWTSIAVAALIFGVLHIGNGRNYSFAIWATFVGLAYGYATVLSSSLAVPMASHAVNNLIGGLLWRYTSKAEMK is encoded by the exons atggcCATGCTTTATCTCTCGCACACTCTTAATTCCTGGAGTTGCTGTAGTACCTTCGCTCACACCACATACTTCACCACTCTCCCTCACA gGAGTAGATATAACACATGTTCTTTTGCCAAGAAATCCAAAAGGGAAGGACCAGAGGCATTTGTAGATCTCTCAGATGACAAATTTGTTCAAAATGACAACTTATTGGACACTTCTCTTAATCCACCTGTTGAGAATGCTAACCCTATTCCTTCCAGGAGTGCTGTGCTTCAGGCTTGCATACTCACTTCTGCTCTCATAGCTGCTTTCGGGACAGTGATTCGCCAG GTGTCTCATGTTGCGTCAATAGAAGGATTGCCGGTCTTGGACTGCTCTACAGAAGTATCAT TTGGTTTTGAAATGTGGCATCTTGAGTTGATTACAGGAATTGTAGTATTAATATCATCAAGTCGCTATTTGCTATTGAAGACTTGGCCAGATTTTGCTGAGTCTAGTAAAGCAGCCAATAGACAG GTCCTTAGCTCTCTCCAACCTTTGGATTATATTGCTGTTGCAGTTTTGCCTGGAATAAGTGAG GAACTACTTTTCCGCGGTGCAGTTCTGCCACTTTTGGGAATGAACTGGACGAGTATTGCGGTAGCTGCTTTAATCTTTGGTGTTTTGCACATAGGCAATGGTCGAAACTATTCCTTTGCCATCTG GGCAACCTTTGTTGGTCTTGCATACGGATATGCTACAGTTTTATCCTCTAGCCTTGCAGTTCCCATGGCATCTCATGCAGTGAACAACCTGATAGGAGGGCTTTTATGGCGGTACACATCAAAAGCAGAAATGAAATGA
- the LOC11428900 gene encoding uncharacterized protein isoform X2: protein MAMLYLSHTLNSWSCCSTFAHTTYFTTLPHRSRYNTCSFAKKSKREGPEAFVDLSDDKFVQNDNLLDTSLNPPVENANPIPSRSAVLQACILTSALIAAFGTVIRQVSHVASIEGLPVLDCSTEVSFGFEMWHLELITGIVVLISSSRYLLLKTWPDFAESSKAANRQVLSSLQPLDYIAVAVLPGIRTTFPRCSSATFGNELDEYCGSCFNLWCFAHRQWSKLFLCHLGNLCWSCIRICYSFIL from the exons atggcCATGCTTTATCTCTCGCACACTCTTAATTCCTGGAGTTGCTGTAGTACCTTCGCTCACACCACATACTTCACCACTCTCCCTCACA gGAGTAGATATAACACATGTTCTTTTGCCAAGAAATCCAAAAGGGAAGGACCAGAGGCATTTGTAGATCTCTCAGATGACAAATTTGTTCAAAATGACAACTTATTGGACACTTCTCTTAATCCACCTGTTGAGAATGCTAACCCTATTCCTTCCAGGAGTGCTGTGCTTCAGGCTTGCATACTCACTTCTGCTCTCATAGCTGCTTTCGGGACAGTGATTCGCCAG GTGTCTCATGTTGCGTCAATAGAAGGATTGCCGGTCTTGGACTGCTCTACAGAAGTATCAT TTGGTTTTGAAATGTGGCATCTTGAGTTGATTACAGGAATTGTAGTATTAATATCATCAAGTCGCTATTTGCTATTGAAGACTTGGCCAGATTTTGCTGAGTCTAGTAAAGCAGCCAATAGACAG GTCCTTAGCTCTCTCCAACCTTTGGATTATATTGCTGTTGCAGTTTTGCCTGGAATAA GAACTACTTTTCCGCGGTGCAGTTCTGCCACTTTTGGGAATGAACTGGACGAGTATTGCGGTAGCTGCTTTAATCTTTGGTGTTTTGCACATAGGCAATGGTCGAAACTATTCCTTTGCCATCTG GGCAACCTTTGTTGGTCTTGCATACGGATATGCTACAGTTTTATCCTCTAG